The Fusobacterium massiliense sequence AGAAAAATGCTTTAACAGTAGGGAATTCCTTAACAAAAGAACAAATAGCAAAACTAGATAAAGATATAGTATGGTATGAGTATCAAAATTTAGATGGAATACAAGTATTAGTTCCAAAAATATATTTATCTCAAAATACACTAAAAAATCTAAATACAGATAGTAGAAGTAGAATAACAGGAATAGAAAATACTTATGTAAGAACTGGTAATTTAGAAAATGCAGGCTTAATAGGTGGATATGGAAACACTTATGTAGAAGCAAAAGAAGTTAATAATAGAACATTAGGAAACCAACTTGCTGAAATAAGAGGTAATAATACTACAATAATTGCTCAAAATAATATCAATAATATAGGTGCTAAAATATCTGGAAATGAAAGCTTAAATTTAGTAGCTATAGATGGAGATATAGTAAATAAGAGTACAGTAGAAAAAGTAGAATTTAATAATGGTGAATTTGATAGAAGTAAATTTACTAAAATAGATTCAGTTGGAGAAATAGTATCTAACGGAAATCTTAATATACTTACTAATAATTACATAAGTACAGGAGCTATAACTGAAGCTAAAAATGCCAATATAAATGTTACTAATGATATCAATATAAAATCACAAGAAGTAAGTGGAGAACAAAAGTTTGGAAAAGATGATAGTCAATATAACTATTATGGATTTGAAAGAAATATAGGTTCAGTAGTTAAAGCAGAAAACTTAAATATAACTGCTAGTGATTTAAATATATCAGGTTCAGCAGTAACAACAAAGACAGCTAACTTAAATGTAGATAAATTAAATATTGAATCAAAAGTAGATAAAGAAGATGAAATAAAGAAATCATCATATAAAAGTCTTTTAAAATCAGGTTCAAAGAAAGAAACTATCCATAATGAAGAAAATTCAGCAGGAAGCCTTTATGTAGAAGGTAAAGGACTAATTAAAGGTGATGTAAATCTTGTAGGAAGTAATTTAGTACTAGGCGATAATAGCTTTGTAGCTGGAAAAGTAACTACTGATTCAAGAGAACTTCACAGTTCATACTCGCTAGAAGAAAATAAAAAAGGATTTAGTGGAAGTATAGGAAGTGGAGGATTTTCTGTTGGATATGGAAAATCAGAAAGTAAGTTAAAAGAAAAAGATTTAACAAATGCTAAATCTAATCTAGTATTAGGAGATAATGTAACTCTTAATAANNNNNNNNNNNNNNNNNNNNNNNNNNNNNNNNNNNNNNNNNNNNNNNNNNNNNNNNNNNNNNNNNNNNNNNNNNNNNNNNNNNNNNNNNNNNNNNNNNNNNNNNNNNNNNNNNNNNNNNNNNNNNNNNNNNNNNNNNNNNNNNNNNNNNNNNNNNNNNNNNNNNNNNNNNNNNNNNNNNNNNNNNNNNNNNNNNNNNNNNNNNNNNNNNNNNNNNNNNNNNNNNNNNNNNNNNNNNNNNNNNNNNACAGGAATAGTTAGTGGACTTGCTTCTAATCAAGGAACAAAACTTCCTACAAGTGCTGTTAATAAAAATAATTCTAATGATGATGACGATGATGATGATAATGATAAAAATAATCAAACTAATACTGTTGGTAAAGATAATCTAAAAGCTGCACAAGCAACTAATAACTTCTATGCAAATGTAGGAGTGAATTTTGGTTATACTAAATCAAGTTCTAAAACAAATTCGCATAATGAAAGTGCAGTTGTAACAACAATAAGGGGAAAAGATGAAAATTCAAGTATAACTTACAATGCTGTAAAGAATGTTGAATATGTTGGAACACAAGCACAAGATACTAAATTTATCTATAATAATGTAGAAAATATTACTAAAAAAGCTGTTGAATTAAATAATTCATATTCATCTACTGGTAAAAGTAGTGGAATATCAACAGGAGTAACTATAGGTTATGGAGATGGAATACAAACTGAAGGAAATGGAGTAAGTATTTCAGCTTCTAAATCAAAAATGAATACCAATGGAACTACTTACCAAAATGGTAGATTTGTAAATGTAGATGAAGTACATAATAATACAAAGAATATGACTCTTTCTGGATTTAACCAAGAAGGTGGAACAGTTACTGGAAATATAGAAAATCTAACTATTGAAAGTAAACAAAATACATCTATAACAAAAGGAAGAACAATAGGAGGAAGTCTAAGTATAGCACCAAATGGAATGCCATCAGGAAGTGCAAATTATTCACAAACAAATGGAGAAAGAAGAGTTGTAGATAATGCAAGTACTTTCATAATAGGAGATGGAAGTAATTTAAAAGCAGGTAAGGTAGAAAATACAGCTTCTGCGATAGGAACAAGTGGAAATGGAAAACTATCAATAGATGAATATGTAGGACATGACTTAGAAAATGTAGATAAATTAAAAACAGTAGGTGGTTCAGTAGGAGTATCAGCTTCTGGAATAACAAGTCTAGGAGTAAATTATTCTGATAGAAAACAAGAAGGGATAACAAAGAATACAGTAATAGGTAATGTAGAAATAGGAAAATCTTCTGGAGATGAAATCAATAAAGATTTAGATACAATGACAGAGATAACAGAAGATAGAGATTTTAAAACAGATATAAATATAGAATCTCAAACTATTAAGTATGCTTTAAATCCAGGTCAATTTAAAGAAGATTTACAAAAAGCCAAAAATGAAATACATGATATTTACCATGCAGTAGATAGTACAGTAAATTTACAAGGAAAAGAAGACAGAAATATATTAGAACAACTTGGAGAAGTAAGACAGGCTAAAACAATATATAATGTGATAGATTCAAGATTACAAGAAGCAGAAAATCAGGAAGATATAGCAAAAGCCTTTGAAGGAGTATCAGAAGATTTAGATTACAAGGTAAAGGTAATCTATACAGACCCAAGTAAATCTCCACAATTAATTGGAGTAGATAAAAAAGGAAATACTTATATAAAGAATGGAACAGCTTATGTAGATAAGAAAACAGGAATAGGATATATTCTAGTAAATACTAAATCACCAGCTAATAGTACAAAAGCAGGAGTAATAGGAACAATAGCTGAAGAGCAAAGCCATGTAATAGGAAAGAAAGAAGGAAGACAAAAAGTAGTTCCAGATGGAAGTGAAAAAGGATTAGAAAGTTTAGGAAAGCCAACAAATGATTACTTTAAGAAACAATATAGTAAGAATGATAAAGCCATAGAATTAAAGAGTGATGGAAAAGATTATTCTAATGTTGATTTTGGAGAACATGTTGGGGATAGTGGAGGATTTGCTGAGTTAAAAGGAATATTTTTAGACAAAATAGTTGGGACAGAAGACACATTAATATCAGCAAAAGATTATTTACCAATGGAATTTCAAATTAGAGAAAAAAAAATAAAAAATATTTTAGAAAAAGAAAAGAACAACATTTCTTCCAAAATGGTACATGAAGAATTAATAAAGTTAGGTCAAGTAGGAGGACAAAATATTATAAAAAACAAATATGAAGGTATTTATGTTCTAGAAAACGAGGATATAAGAAAACAATTTTTTGATGAAAAGGACAATTTACGTTTAGATAAATTTGATCCAGAGAATTGGGGAAAAATTGAAAATAGTAAAAAATTTAAAGAAGGAGTTGAAGAAGTACGAAAAAAATCTCAAGAATATTATTTAAAAAATAAAAATATTATAAAAACTGAAGCAATAGCTAAAATAAATACAGTTGTAAAGCTTGCTGGAGATACAGATATTTTTACAGACAATGATTTAAAATTTGCTTTAGGGAAGACAACGATAACAAGTAGAATTATCATTGATAGAGGAGTTCCTTATTTAAGATATAATTTAACAGATAAATTTCAGGATCCCGCAGATATAAATATTGAATGGGGAAAACCATATCAAATGCTTGGACCTTCTAGAATTATTCCTTTATTTGATGTAATGGGGTTAGAAAAATGAGAAAGTTTTTTATATTTCATATTATAATGTTAGCTTTAACTATCTTCTTTTTAACTAAAATAGTAAGGTATGAAAATACTCTGTTACAATTAAGTGAAAACACTAAAATAGAGAGAGATTATCCTATATTTAATGATGATGTAGCCCTTTTTTATTTAGAATCAACTAATCTAAAATATATTATATATGTAGAAGGATTAAAAAAAATAGATAATATATGGGTAGGGAACGCTTATAGTTATAAGGAGGCTTATGAAAAAAATTCTGGTTTTAAATGGCTAGAAGATGATTCAAAAAGCTTTAATCCTGAATATAATAGAGAGCAAAAAGAAATAGAATATAATAGAAGTACAGGTTATTTTATTATTGATGATAAAAAGGAAATATATGGACTTTCAGAAGATGAAATAAAAGAAATGTTAAATATTTCATCTTTAAAATTAGAAAATCCTGAAAAGTATATGAAAAGAAATGGAGAAAGATCTCGTTTAACTAAATTTTATCAAGATTTATTTAGTGAAATACTTAACATCCCTACTAGTTATGATTCAGATGAATTTGAAAAAGGAAATTCTGCAACAGCTTCTGAAATTAATAAATTAATTTTTATAAAAAATATAATAATTGTATATTTAGGAATTAATTTAATTCTATGTATAGTTTTTCTTTTTAAAAAGAATATTAAAAATTTAAAAAATTATATAAAAGTTAAAGAAAAAAGAATATGGATCTTATATGGATTAGATTTTTTTACACTATTTATTTATTGTTTTTTATGCATATTTTCTGAGTTAAATAAAATAATAGAAATGAATAAATTTGTATTTTATTATATTGTTATAAAAAATTTTCTATTTTATTATTATTTAAAATTAAAAAAAGAGAAATTTAAAAAATTAATTGTGGTAGGGTATCTCATTTTAATTTTAATATTAGTTTCTGGAATTTTTATTAAAAGTTTTGAAATAAATAGCATTTTTTATTATTTAACTTATCTTTTTTCAATTCTTTATTTTCCTATCTTATCATTAAGAAAAAAAGAAAATTTAAAAGTCATAGTATTAATAAATTCTTTATATTTAGTTACACAATTTATTTATCTTGCCATAGTTTTTTTGTGGTTATATATTATATTTTGAATTATAGAATAGTGGAATAAATCTATCAGTAAGAATAAAATCAGAAGCATTAGATAGAGCGAAACAAGGAATAGATTCATTTAAGCAAATGAAGTCAGGAGATATACTTGGAGGAATAGCTTCAACAACTAATACAGTAACAGGTTTAGTTCAAGGTTTAAGTAGTAATATTACTAAAAAAGATGGAAGTAAAGCAACTTTAAAAGACATTAAAGATGGTGATTTTAAAGTTAATAATAACTTCTATGCAAATGCAGGAGTAAACTTAGGATTTAATAAGTCAAGTTCAAATTCTAAATCACATAATGAATTTGGAGTTGTTACAACAATTAGAGGAAAAGATGAAAATTCAAGTATAACTTACAACAATGTAAAGAATGTTGAATATGTTGGAACACAAGCTCAAGATACTAATTTTATCTATAATAATGTAGAAAATATTACTAAAAAAGCTGTTGAATTAAATAATTCATATTCATCTACTGGTAAAAGTAGTGGAATATCAGCTGGTGCAACTATTAACTACAATAATGGTTTCCAAGTAGAAGCAAATGCAGTAAGTATTTCAGCTTCTCAATCTAAAATGAATAGCAATGGAACTACTTACCAAAATGGAAGATTTGTAAATGTAGATGAAGTACATAACAATACAAAGAATATGACTCTTTCTGGATTTAACCAAGAAGG is a genomic window containing:
- a CDS encoding hemagglutinin repeat-containing protein — translated: TGIVSGLASNQGTKLPTSAVNKNNSNDDDDDDDNDKNNQTNTVGKDNLKAAQATNNFYANVGVNFGYTKSSSKTNSHNESAVVTTIRGKDENSSITYNAVKNVEYVGTQAQDTKFIYNNVENITKKAVELNNSYSSTGKSSGISTGVTIGYGDGIQTEGNGVSISASKSKMNTNGTTYQNGRFVNVDEVHNNTKNMTLSGFNQEGGTVTGNIENLTIESKQNTSITKGRTIGGSLSIAPNGMPSGSANYSQTNGERRVVDNASTFIIGDGSNLKAGKVENTASAIGTSGNGKLSIDEYVGHDLENVDKLKTVGGSVGVSASGITSLGVNYSDRKQEGITKNTVIGNVEIGKSSGDEINKDLDTMTEITEDRDFKTDINIESQTIKYALNPGQFKEDLQKAKNEIHDIYHAVDSTVNLQGKEDRNILEQLGEVRQAKTIYNVIDSRLQEAENQEDIAKAFEGVSEDLDYKVKVIYTDPSKSPQLIGVDKKGNTYIKNGTAYVDKKTGIGYILVNTKSPANSTKAGVIGTIAEEQSHVIGKKEGRQKVVPDGSEKGLESLGKPTNDYFKKQYSKNDKAIELKSDGKDYSNVDFGEHVGDSGGFAELKGIFLDKIVGTEDTLISAKDYLPMEFQIREKKIKNILEKEKNNISSKMVHEELIKLGQVGGQNIIKNKYEGIYVLENEDIRKQFFDEKDNLRLDKFDPENWGKIENSKKFKEGVEEVRKKSQEYYLKNKNIIKTEAIAKINTVVKLAGDTDIFTDNDLKFALGKTTITSRIIIDRGVPYLRYNLTDKFQDPADINIEWGKPYQMLGPSRIIPLFDVMGLEK